A window of Acinetobacter sp. TR3 contains these coding sequences:
- a CDS encoding amidohydrolase family protein: protein MKKLDFAIIDPHIHQWDPYHTPHSAALLVKALGNYPRVMDKVVRFVKPKPLLDTLGLTEYALSPYLPQNYHEDMRHHAIESVVHVEANWHHHKGFGVVEETKWIQQLNFKDQNLKLGAIIATADPRDRKFKQILKAHQDASPLFRGIRKMASWHEDSGIYRWCDQAHLYQSKKFLKGFEQLAKMDLSFDAWTYSTQISELTKLAKQFPQTAIVVDHLATPAGLFGAIGKKTGQTPSQRAAIFQQWQHDLAVLAEQKNVYAKISGLMMPVLGHRFYQQYRTATVYEMVNLLTPLIQHAIQVFGPDRIIFASNFPMDKANATLSDLIQAYIEMITPYGDQAMYSIFRQNAANFYQLN, encoded by the coding sequence ATGAAAAAACTCGATTTTGCAATTATAGATCCGCATATCCATCAATGGGATCCATACCATACTCCACATTCTGCTGCCTTGTTGGTTAAAGCTTTGGGGAATTATCCCCGTGTGATGGATAAAGTTGTGCGATTCGTTAAACCGAAACCACTTTTAGACACACTAGGATTAACTGAATATGCGTTGAGTCCTTATCTCCCTCAAAATTATCATGAAGATATGCGACATCATGCGATTGAAAGCGTAGTACATGTCGAAGCAAATTGGCATCATCATAAAGGCTTTGGTGTTGTCGAAGAAACCAAATGGATTCAACAATTAAATTTTAAAGACCAAAATTTAAAGCTAGGCGCAATTATTGCCACTGCCGACCCACGAGATCGAAAATTTAAACAGATTTTAAAAGCGCATCAAGATGCCAGCCCTCTATTTAGAGGTATTCGTAAAATGGCTTCTTGGCATGAGGATTCTGGTATTTATCGTTGGTGTGATCAAGCACATTTATATCAGTCTAAAAAATTCCTTAAAGGCTTTGAACAACTTGCCAAAATGGATTTATCTTTTGATGCGTGGACTTATTCAACACAAATTTCAGAACTTACAAAATTAGCGAAACAATTTCCTCAAACAGCTATAGTCGTTGATCATTTGGCAACACCCGCAGGGCTTTTTGGTGCTATTGGCAAAAAAACTGGTCAAACACCTTCACAACGTGCCGCAATTTTCCAGCAATGGCAGCATGATTTGGCAGTTTTGGCTGAGCAAAAAAATGTTTATGCCAAGATTTCTGGACTGATGATGCCCGTGTTGGGACACCGATTTTATCAACAATACCGTACTGCAACCGTCTATGAAATGGTGAATTTATTAACACCATTGATTCAGCATGCAATACAGGTATTTGGTCCAGATCGAATCATTTTTGCTTCAAATTTTCCTATGGATAAAGCAAATGCAACGCTAAGTGATTTGATCCAAGCTTATATTGAAATGATTACACCTTATGGTGATCAAGCGATGTATTCCATTTTTAGACAAAACGCTGCCAATTTTTATCAATTAAATTAG